The Macellibacteroides fermentans genome includes the window TGGTACTTTTACCAACTATTTTGCTGCGGATGGAATTGGCGGGAACCAATTTTACGACCGGGCCTCTTGTCGCCTGCCCGACGGAACGATGCTTTTTGGGGGAACGCACGGACTTACTTTCTTTAATCCGCTGGATGTCCCTGCAAAACGGCATGTCCCGTTGCTGTTCGAGGATTTGAAGGTTCACAACCGGCTGATACATCCCAATGAGGCCAATTGTATTGATAAACATCTATCGTACCGGCCGGATATCAGACTGAGTCACGACCAGAACGGATTCAGTATATCATTTACCGCCCTGGATTACTGCGAATTTGAACGGGTGCACTATCACTATATGCTGGAAGGATTTGATCATTATTGGGTGGATGCCCGCAACAACCGCGAAGCCTACTATGCAAATCTGCCTGCTGGAACCTATACTTTCAGGGTGAAGATAACAAATAACGACAAGAGTATCGTAGACACCGAAAGTTCGATTCGTGTTATCGTGAAGCCCGCTCCCTGGAACACCTGGTGGGCTTACACGATCTATCTCATCTGTGCGGCGGCTGTCGTACTTCTTTTCCTGCGGGCCTTGCTGCGTATCAAAGCCGAAAGAGAGGCGGCGCATCTGGCAAAATTGGAGAAAGAGCAGGAACAGCGTGTCAACCAGATGAACATGAGCTTCTTTGCCAATGTTTCACACGAGTTCCGAACACCCCTTACTATGATTTCTGCTCCCATTATGCAGCTGTGTAATGCCCCGGACATTACAGGAGAGAATAAAAACCTTCTTTGTATCGTTCAAAGAAGTGTTACGCGTATGCTGCGTCTTGTAAACCAATTGATGGACTTCAACAAACTGGAGAATGACAGTCTGAAGCTGAAGGTTGCAAGAATGGATATCATCGCTACCCTGCAACGGCAGGTGGATGTCTTTTCACTGAGCGCACGTGATAAAGGTATAATTCTGAATACATGCGGAATGGAGGATACGTTTCTTATGTGGATGGATGAGGATAATGTGGACAAGGTTTTTGCCAACCTGATGTCTAATGCGCTGAAATTTACGCCCGAAGGTGGAAGTATACAGGTGACTTTTGATTTAATTAATCAGCAGGAAGCGGCATCTCTTTTTACTCTAAATGAGTCTGCGAAAGATATGCAATACGTAAAGATATGTGTCGCCAACACCGGGAGAAGTATTCCGGAAGATCAGCTTGAAAAGATATTTGAGCGTTATTACCAGGTGGCAAATCAAACGGAAGGTTACTACAACTGGGGAACAGGAATCGGGCTGTATTATGCCCGTTGCCTGGTTAAGCTGCATCACGGACACATTAAGGCTTCTGTTCCGGACGAGGGAGGTGGAGCTGTATTTACTTTTATCCTACCAGTAAATGATTGCGCTTATACCGAAGACGAACGAGTGTCGAGGCAGACAAGGCAGTCGGATATCTTCCCGCTGGATGACGAATACGAGTCGGACCGCTACGATAATCATAAATTATCAGATCTGCAGGAGTTGGGTTATTCTGACACTGATAAGCAACCAAAGGGTGCAGAAGAACGTAAGAATATACTTGTGGTGGACGATGATACCGAGGTGGTACATTATCTGAAAACACTTTTATCGCCACACTACCGTGTTATCTGCCGTTTCAATGTAGATAGTGCCCTGAAGGCAATGCAGGAAGAGGCGCCGGATTTAATCCTGAGCGATGTGGTTATGCCCGATAAAGATGGTTACAGCCTTTGCCGTGAGGTTAAAGATAACTTGCAGTTATGCCATATTCCCGTTATATTGGTGACAGCCAAGGCCACTTTGGCTAATCAGGTGGAGGGGCTCAATATCGGGGCTGATGCGTATGTTACCAAACCATTCGATCCCGGTTATCTGCTTGCCCTGATCAACTCTCAACTTAAAAACCGGGATAAAGTAAGGAATATTCTCAGTCGATCTACTCAAACGGATAAGATGGACGAGAACATCCTTTCACCGCAGGATAATGCCTTTATGACCGACCTGTATCACTTGATGGAAAATGAACTCTCTAATCCGGAACTGGATGTGGTTCGTATGACGGAGCTGATGCACATTTCACGTACAAAATTTTACTATAAAGTAAAAGGTTTGACTGGTGTAAACCCCAGTGTGTTTTTTAAGACTTATAAGCTTAATCGGGCGGCGGAACTTATAAACGAAGGAAAATATACGGTATCTGAAATAGCGGATATGACTGGTTTTAGTACCTTGTCTCATTTCTCAGCCAGCTTCAAGAAACATTTCGGTACGAGTCCCAGTGATTACCATAAACCTTAATTTACTAATATTCTGGCAAGAAACGAACTTGTTTTATCATTTATGAAAAGTTGAATGGGATTTAATAGATTAGTTTTGTAAAATTATTTGTTACTAATCAGATTTGTTTTACCGAGAATTAATCCTATCAGAAGTATGAGGCAATCATTGTTTTGCATTGGAATTTTAGTAGCATTCATCTTGGTCGGTTGCAGGGGCGGAGGAGTCGCTGTAACTTCCCTTAAGGTAGAAATGCAGGAAAATCCACAAGGAGTAAGTGTTTTGACCCCCCGTTTTTCGTGGCAGATAACCTCTGTCAACCCCGATTTAGTGCAACAATCCTATTGGATTCAGGTGGCTCGTTCTGCTGAAGATCTGCAGCAGGGCAAAGAGCTTGTTTTTGATTCGAAAGAGGTGCAAAGCGACCAGTCGGTTCTTGTTCCATACAGTGGAGAACCTCTGCAGTCGAAGGGTGTCTATTATAGGAGAGTAAAAGTGATTACAAATCAGGGTGCTACCGATTGGAGTGATGTGAAGCACTGGTCTATGGCTTTCCTGAATGATTCGGACTGGAAAGCTTCCTGGATTGGCGAAGATTCAATCTCGAACCCTAACGAAACAGATCAGGGCAACACACGATTGGCTGCCCGTTACTTACGTAAATCTTTCGAGAACAAGGCTTCAGTCAAACGCGCTGTGTTGTATATTTCCGGACTGGGATCGTATGAAGCTTATCTGAACGGTAAGCGTGTGGCCGAAGATGTTTTTGCCCCCATGCCTTCGTGGTATCCGAATAGGGTGTATTATAATGTGTACGATGTTACCTCGTTGTTGCAGGAAGGGACAAATACGGTAGGTGTAAAGTTGGGTAACGGACGTTATTTCGGCATGCGACAGTCCGAGACAATGATGTTTGGTCTGCCCCGTCTGCTGGCACAACTTGAAATTGAGTATACCGATGGATCTGGCGAAGTGGTGGTTAGCGATAAGTCGTGGAAGGTAACTTCGCGCGGCCCGATTGTGGCCAACAATGAATTTGATGGCGAAGAATATGATGCCCGGTTGGAACTTCCCGGTTGGGAGTCTGCCAATTACGATGATTCCAATTGGAAAGAGGCTGATATCATGACTGCATCGGCTGGAAAACTTACGGCACAGCCCAATCCAAATATACAGGTTCAGGATGAGGTGTCGCCTGTCAAAATTACCAAACGTGCCGATGGTACGTATATTCTGGACATGGGACAAAATATGGTGGGATGGCTTAAAATAAATAATCTTAGAGGAAAGAAAGACCAGCCTGTTCGCTTCCGGTTTGCAGAGATTCTGAATCCCGACAGCTCTTTGTATCTGGCAAATATCCGTTCGGCTTTGGTTACGGACGTATATACGCCTGCCAAAGACGGAGAGTTTAGCTGGGAACCCTCTTTTGTTTACCACGGATTTCGTTACGTAGAGATTTCCGGACTCGATTACCAGCCGGAACTTACCGCTTTTACGGGTAGAGTGATTTACGATAAAATGGAAACAACCGGACAGTTCGAAACGTCCAACCAGATTATAAACCAGGTATTCAAAAATGCTTTCTGGGGTATCCGTGGTAATTATCGCGGAATGCCAACCGACTGTCCCCAACGTGATGAACGTCAGGGCTGGCTGGGAGACAGGGCGACCGGTTGTTTTGGCGAAGCATTTGTGCTTGACAATGCCTCTCTGTATAGCAAATGGATGCAGGATATTGAAGATTCTCAAAGTCCGGAGGGAAGTATCTCGGATGTTTCGCCAAGGTATTGGACCATTTACAACGACGATGTGACCTGGCCGGCAGCTTATTTCTATGGAATGAAGATGTTATGGAAGCAGTACGGTGATACAAATCCGATTGTAAAGCATTATGCTTCCATGAAACGGTACCTGGAACATATCCAGCAGGTATCCATGAAGGACTATATTCTTACCAAGGATACGTACGGCGATTGGTGCATGCCGCCGGAATCGCAGCAATTAATCCACTCGCAGGATCCGGCCCGTAAGACCGATGGTGCGATTCTGAGTACAACCATGTATTACAGTTTGTTGAATCTGATGACCGAGTTCGCAGAGATTTCAGGAAACAAAGGAGATATACCAGGATATAAGGATCTTGCTTCCAAAATTAAGGAGGCCTATAATACCCGCTTCTTCAATAAAGATTCTGCATTGTACGGCAACAATACGGTTACGGCCAACATACTTTCGCTTCAATTGGGTTTAGTGCCCGAGGGATATGAAGCTAAAGTATTCGATAATATAGTAAAGAAGACTGAAGTTGATTTTGGTGGACATGTAAGCACCGGGGTATTAGGTATTCAGCAGCTCATGAGGGGACTTACCCAATATGGCAATGTGAATTTGGCTTATAAGATAGCAACGAACGAGACCTATCCCAGCTGGGGACATATGGTTAAAAATGGTGCGACCACGATTTGGGAGCTATGGAACGGAGAGACAGCTGATCCTGCCATGAATTCGGGGAATCATGTGATGCTGCTGGGTGACTTGTTAATCTGGTATTACGAAGATCTGGCAGGAATCAAATGTGCGCCGGGCTCGGTTGCTTATAAAAAGCTGTTGATGGAACCCAAATTCCCCCAAGGTTTGACTCATGTGAAAGCTGCTTATAAGTCGGCTTACGGAGAAATCCGGAGTGAATGGAGCAAAGAGGGGGATATCTTCTCATGGGATATTACCATTCCCGGCAATACTTCTGCCTTAGTCCGCCTCCCGAAAGAATTGAATCTAGCTTCTCCGAATCAGCAGGGTGTACGGAAAGTTACAGAAAATGAAACTATGATTGAAATCGAACTTGGATCAGGAACTTATCACCTCTCCAACAGTAAATAATTACCTGAAAGGAACAGCCTTTTATTTATACTTCTTCTAATTAGATCGAAAACTGAAAGAATAAGCATACGAATGGAAATTGATATGCTATATTTGCAATGCAAAATAGAGCAAAATGTTTTAAATGTGTTCAATCTCAGATTATACTATTAATTTATAAAAGGTTATGAAAAGATTCTTTAGACAATGTGGAAAATTAATGGCTGCGTTTACTTGCGTAGCTATTGCGATCGCTATGCTTGCAATTCCAGAAATGGCTTCGGCAAAGGGAAACAAGAAAGTAGGGATTCAACTTTACTCGGTAATGGATGCAGTAAGAGAAAATCCCAAAGCATCGATCGAACGTCTGGCCGGCATGGGTTACAAGGCATTCGAGTTGGTACAGTGGGGTGGTGATACGAAGGTGTTTGGACTTCCTGCAGAAGAGTTCAAAGCTCTTTGTGATCAAAACGGTGTGAAAATCATCTCTACGCATTCTAGTATTCAGGAAGATACGGCAAAGGAAGATGAGATTATGCAACGCTGGCGTCAACTTTTTGAGATTCAGAAAGCATGTGGTGGCAAATATTTTGTTATCCCTAGTTACAATGTGGACTACACCGTGAAGGATGTACAACAAATGTGTAACTATTTTAACCGTGTTGGTAAGATTGCAAAAGAGTATGGGTTGAAACTTGGATATCACAATCATGCCAACGAATACAAAAAACTTAAGGATAGCGACAAGGTTATGTGGGAATATCTTGTAGAAAATACAGATCCACGGTACGTATGTTTTGAAATGGATGTTTATTGGTGTACAAAGGGAGGCAAAGATCCTGTAGCGTATTTGAAGAAATATCCTAAACGTATCGAGATGTTACATATTAAGGATGAATTTGTGATTGGCGAAAGTGGAACAATCAATTTCGAGGCTATATTCAACCAATTCTATAAGAATGGAATGAAGAATTACGTAGTTGAAATAGAAACTCCAAAAGCATTAAGGGAGAAGACCAATGCAGACGGCAGCAAATATACGAAGGAACAGATTATGAATGAGATGTTCGTAGCGGCACAAAAGAGTGCGGCGTACCTTACCAATGCCAAGTTTGTAAAATAATCTCTATCCTGTTTTTAGATTTAAATCAGATCTATAAGTTATTGATCTGATTTAAATCTAATTCTTCGGGAGCAAGTATAATTCCATGCTTTTTTAAAAAGAGTAACCAAGCATCCTTGTGGAATGGTATGCTATCCACTAAAGTACCATCCATATCAAATATTATAGCTTTTATCATTGCCATTTTAAATATTTCTGAAATACTTTATCTGTTTAAGTCTTAATTCAGCTTGTTCCATAGTAAATTCCGCTTTGGGAAGTTGTTCAACAATTTTGTAATTTTCGAATCGGGCTTCCTTTACATTAGCCCCTGTTGATAATAGATTATATTCATTACAGTTTATACACTGTATTATTTCCCATGAATAGTCAGGTATACCTTCTTCTTTTTTTATAATGTAAGTTTTCAATTCAGTATGGCATTTTGTGCAGTTCTGAGATAAAGTCTCTATAATTCTATCATCTCGTTTGATAAATGCAGTTATTCTTAATAATGTACTTAGTATTCTTCCGTATAACCAACCGTTAAGATTGTCTTTAAAGTCTACAGAAACTATCTCGGAAAGTTGAAAGAAATAGTCACATATAAATTCACATTCTTCAGTGTCGTAATCAGACCTTTTAAAGTTTTTTAGATTGTTCTCTAATACATTTTTTAGCTGTCTAGTTGAAAAGTCTGAATTAATGGCTTCTATTAAACTGTCTGCAGACTTGTTGAATAACCGCTCTAGTCGCTCACAAATATCATTGTCTGACGGATTAAGACCTCTCTTATACCAAGCCGAATCCGAAAATTTATTAAGATTTTTGAAAGTATTGAGTTGTAGGAGAATGTTTTTTTTCTCGTCCATCGTATTTTAACTATTAATTTATAGAGTGCTTTTATGAAGATAACGGTGTATACGTGATAATAATTGTCAAATATAATATTATTTTTTATTCTATTCTGCGAACAGAGATTTGAAAAGGTTAAAACAAAATCCATGCCTCTCTGTTACTATATATGATGAGGCTTAAGTTGTATAAAATAAATAAGAATCGGTTATTGCTATTACCCCTGGCAATATTGCTTTGTTTTTCTTGTTCACTCAAACAAGAGATAAAGCAGTTCTTTGATATTCCCCTCAATTCATCAGTATACACGCCTAAACCTACTGATTCGAGGGTTTGTACAACTGCGAATTTTGTATCGGTAACCGATCATCTTTCTAAAACGAAGCCTCAGGGTGAAAGTAAATTTATTGTTAACAGTTCTGATTGTGAGACTCTTTCGCTGATTTGGATAACTAAATCTGTGATTTATGAGGGAAATAAGCTTCGAGGAGAATCCGGAGTTCCCATATTTAAACTTCAACGAAAGCTAATTATTTGATTTCTAAACAGATTTTGTGTTTTATGGATTAAATACAATTTAATCCATCCATCTTTTATTTGTTTAATTTTAAATATTTAGGAATATCATGATTCAAAATAACAAAGAGTTGCAGCAAGCATACTCACTTTCCGGAGCTTTTACTCTTGCGTTGCGTTTAGTGGTTGGTTGGACCTATTTTTCTGCATTCTGGAGAAGGTTGATCCTCGATAACAAATTAATCGCCGATGAGGCAGGATACATTGGAGAAAAATTCAATCACTTTTTGCCAAACGCGTTGGGTATAAAGCCAATTATAGAATATTTAGTTTCCAACCCGGAATCACTTTGGTGGGCTATGGTACTTTTTACAGTTGTGGAGGCGATTGTAGGGCTATTTGTTATGCTGGGTTTATTTACCCGTCTCATGAGTTTGGGAGTTTTGGCACTTGCTACCGGCATTTTACTTGGCTCAGGATGGTTGGGAACCACCTGCCTTGATGAATGGCAGATCGGAATTTTGGGTATGGCAACCGGATTCTCAATCTATTTTACAGGCGGAGGTGTATATTCGATGGATCACGTCTTATTCAGGAAGTCTGCCATGCGCCAATCCAGTTGGTTCGCATGGATCGGATCGGGTGTGTTGCCTATATCTTCTAAAGTCTTAAACCGGATTATTCTTGCTGGATCTGTAGCCATATTAGGTATGACGTTGTTTACCAATCAGTATTTCCATAATGGTGTATGGGGTGAGTTGCATAATAAGTCCGTAAAACCCGTTGTGGAGATATCTGACGCAAAATTGGATAGTAGACAACTTACGTTTACAGTTTACAGAGTGGAAGGTGCTGATGTATACGGTTCATTTCTTATCGGGATTGAATTAAAAGATAAGGATGGTAACAGTCTGATTAGAAAGGATGGGGCCGATTTATCGAAATTTCAGGAATTAGATATAAAAAACCGATACGTTGCTAAAGTTAAACCCGGAAAACACAGCTTGATTATTCCTCTGGGGAGTAAAGCCGAAATCAGTATTGCCGATGATTTATTCAACACCTTGCCAAAAGGAGAATATAGCCTGATTCTTACAGATATTAGTGGCATTACATGGACTCAAACAATACTTAATTAAGGATTGGCAAGTATAGTAAAGGATATCAGAAGCGTTTTTAAAGGCTTCTGATATCTTTTTGTTATAAATTCAGCTTATTTTATGTGTGATTTGCGTGCAATCATCCGTATGATGGCCGATTCTCCGCTATGTCCGATGCCTTCTGAAAGAGTTGTTATACATTTTTCAAGTTTGATAATTTCCATATCCTGAAATATCGTTGACAGCTCATCTTCAGAGAATAACATATCAATATCTTTGGGTCCTCCTGCCGATTCATTTTGTTTTTGATATTCACGTTGCTCCTTGCTAAAACCCTCAAACAAAACATACCCTCCTGTTTTCAAGAATGGTAGCAGCCTCCTGAAAAATTCTGTTTTGTTTTCTTTAGGTATATGGGCATATATCAAGGCTATAACATCAAATTGTGAAGGTCTGTATTCAACCGAATCAAAGCTTGCAATCTGGTAGTTTATGTTTACATTCTGTTGATTGGCTAATTTTATGGCTTTGTTCCAACCCTCTTTACTTAAATCGAATGCTTCTACTTTCCATCCGCATTGGGCGGCATATACAGCATTTCGGCCTTCTCCTTCGGCAGGTAATAAAATCGTGCCGATAGGATGTTTAATAATATACTCTTTAAAAAATGCATTCGGATTCGTTCCGTAAATATATTTTCCGTCGCGGTATCTATCATCCCAGAAATTACTCATATCCATTCAATTTAAATGATAACAATCCAAAGTTACATAATAATTTGGATTTTCTCTTTAATGGCTTTGTGCTTACTGCTGGTCTTTTTGAAAATATTCTGAAGGTGTCATTCCCGTAATCAGTCGGAAGTTACGTAAAGCCGTTGCGCGTGAACGATAACCTGCATCAAAAAATGCATCCTGAAAGTTTACCGGTTGCTTTGCTT containing:
- a CDS encoding class I SAM-dependent methyltransferase yields the protein MSNFWDDRYRDGKYIYGTNPNAFFKEYIIKHPIGTILLPAEGEGRNAVYAAQCGWKVEAFDLSKEGWNKAIKLANQQNVNINYQIASFDSVEYRPSQFDVIALIYAHIPKENKTEFFRRLLPFLKTGGYVLFEGFSKEQREYQKQNESAGGPKDIDMLFSEDELSTIFQDMEIIKLEKCITTLSEGIGHSGESAIIRMIARKSHIK
- a CDS encoding sugar phosphate isomerase/epimerase family protein — protein: MKRFFRQCGKLMAAFTCVAIAIAMLAIPEMASAKGNKKVGIQLYSVMDAVRENPKASIERLAGMGYKAFELVQWGGDTKVFGLPAEEFKALCDQNGVKIISTHSSIQEDTAKEDEIMQRWRQLFEIQKACGGKYFVIPSYNVDYTVKDVQQMCNYFNRVGKIAKEYGLKLGYHNHANEYKKLKDSDKVMWEYLVENTDPRYVCFEMDVYWCTKGGKDPVAYLKKYPKRIEMLHIKDEFVIGESGTINFEAIFNQFYKNGMKNYVVEIETPKALREKTNADGSKYTKEQIMNEMFVAAQKSAAYLTNAKFVK
- a CDS encoding hybrid sensor histidine kinase/response regulator transcription factor, with translation MLIADYPYRKNTFGAHLWLLLFICIFSSCRPSEPETGQGYSAGAESPVITNDISNQQIKAFAEDAQGYIWVGTFRGLNRYNVHEYHQYFCTDDSSGLPDNQITDLLLDSKGRMWVATVNGVCIYTDKDNFQRIPFDHENNNIHQLMENREGHILMATEQQLFVYNSDRNRLDCVLTDLDPQHTFNTECHIDNENNLWVVNYSSLRRYNASTMELLDSIATKSYPYHSFMHGDELWLTGNQTLSIFDTRTRQYCPVPEVIARHPQLASAEIDYIHPYGSHALLLNTTKYGMFCYNYKEGTVTHQSEDGFPFEVPRFKINQLFTDSQQNLWIGSVDQGYTVCYNYKERFNNNNYLRSRLENKSVVSIAVSKEQDLWISTLMDGLFVYNMRNQKMESIDLDRLLPQASKKAVHVNQLLVDHSDAIWMTVTDNMVLKCRYVNGRLEVESRFQVFLPMSITQDEHKTIWIGTATPYVYALKQGDTQFRTIQAFDTRFTFIPGLLPLRNGNLLVAAFYQPMKLIDRESDEISRLEVTDEDMKGSIQRSVFIPTALHEDSRGDIWIGTVSNGLLCYTPSTGKIRPVLGSPCLDISSIEEDEQGHLWVSTLYGLGKYDRSVGTFTNYFAADGIGGNQFYDRASCRLPDGTMLFGGTHGLTFFNPLDVPAKRHVPLLFEDLKVHNRLIHPNEANCIDKHLSYRPDIRLSHDQNGFSISFTALDYCEFERVHYHYMLEGFDHYWVDARNNREAYYANLPAGTYTFRVKITNNDKSIVDTESSIRVIVKPAPWNTWWAYTIYLICAAAVVLLFLRALLRIKAEREAAHLAKLEKEQEQRVNQMNMSFFANVSHEFRTPLTMISAPIMQLCNAPDITGENKNLLCIVQRSVTRMLRLVNQLMDFNKLENDSLKLKVARMDIIATLQRQVDVFSLSARDKGIILNTCGMEDTFLMWMDEDNVDKVFANLMSNALKFTPEGGSIQVTFDLINQQEAASLFTLNESAKDMQYVKICVANTGRSIPEDQLEKIFERYYQVANQTEGYYNWGTGIGLYYARCLVKLHHGHIKASVPDEGGGAVFTFILPVNDCAYTEDERVSRQTRQSDIFPLDDEYESDRYDNHKLSDLQELGYSDTDKQPKGAEERKNILVVDDDTEVVHYLKTLLSPHYRVICRFNVDSALKAMQEEAPDLILSDVVMPDKDGYSLCREVKDNLQLCHIPVILVTAKATLANQVEGLNIGADAYVTKPFDPGYLLALINSQLKNRDKVRNILSRSTQTDKMDENILSPQDNAFMTDLYHLMENELSNPELDVVRMTELMHISRTKFYYKVKGLTGVNPSVFFKTYKLNRAAELINEGKYTVSEIADMTGFSTLSHFSASFKKHFGTSPSDYHKP
- a CDS encoding TQO small subunit DoxD: MMIQNNKELQQAYSLSGAFTLALRLVVGWTYFSAFWRRLILDNKLIADEAGYIGEKFNHFLPNALGIKPIIEYLVSNPESLWWAMVLFTVVEAIVGLFVMLGLFTRLMSLGVLALATGILLGSGWLGTTCLDEWQIGILGMATGFSIYFTGGGVYSMDHVLFRKSAMRQSSWFAWIGSGVLPISSKVLNRIILAGSVAILGMTLFTNQYFHNGVWGELHNKSVKPVVEISDAKLDSRQLTFTVYRVEGADVYGSFLIGIELKDKDGNSLIRKDGADLSKFQELDIKNRYVAKVKPGKHSLIIPLGSKAEISIADDLFNTLPKGEYSLILTDISGITWTQTILN
- a CDS encoding alpha-L-rhamnosidase — encoded protein: MRQSLFCIGILVAFILVGCRGGGVAVTSLKVEMQENPQGVSVLTPRFSWQITSVNPDLVQQSYWIQVARSAEDLQQGKELVFDSKEVQSDQSVLVPYSGEPLQSKGVYYRRVKVITNQGATDWSDVKHWSMAFLNDSDWKASWIGEDSISNPNETDQGNTRLAARYLRKSFENKASVKRAVLYISGLGSYEAYLNGKRVAEDVFAPMPSWYPNRVYYNVYDVTSLLQEGTNTVGVKLGNGRYFGMRQSETMMFGLPRLLAQLEIEYTDGSGEVVVSDKSWKVTSRGPIVANNEFDGEEYDARLELPGWESANYDDSNWKEADIMTASAGKLTAQPNPNIQVQDEVSPVKITKRADGTYILDMGQNMVGWLKINNLRGKKDQPVRFRFAEILNPDSSLYLANIRSALVTDVYTPAKDGEFSWEPSFVYHGFRYVEISGLDYQPELTAFTGRVIYDKMETTGQFETSNQIINQVFKNAFWGIRGNYRGMPTDCPQRDERQGWLGDRATGCFGEAFVLDNASLYSKWMQDIEDSQSPEGSISDVSPRYWTIYNDDVTWPAAYFYGMKMLWKQYGDTNPIVKHYASMKRYLEHIQQVSMKDYILTKDTYGDWCMPPESQQLIHSQDPARKTDGAILSTTMYYSLLNLMTEFAEISGNKGDIPGYKDLASKIKEAYNTRFFNKDSALYGNNTVTANILSLQLGLVPEGYEAKVFDNIVKKTEVDFGGHVSTGVLGIQQLMRGLTQYGNVNLAYKIATNETYPSWGHMVKNGATTIWELWNGETADPAMNSGNHVMLLGDLLIWYYEDLAGIKCAPGSVAYKKLLMEPKFPQGLTHVKAAYKSAYGEIRSEWSKEGDIFSWDITIPGNTSALVRLPKELNLASPNQQGVRKVTENETMIEIELGSGTYHLSNSK
- a CDS encoding DUF4844 domain-containing protein — protein: MDEKKNILLQLNTFKNLNKFSDSAWYKRGLNPSDNDICERLERLFNKSADSLIEAINSDFSTRQLKNVLENNLKNFKRSDYDTEECEFICDYFFQLSEIVSVDFKDNLNGWLYGRILSTLLRITAFIKRDDRIIETLSQNCTKCHTELKTYIIKKEEGIPDYSWEIIQCINCNEYNLLSTGANVKEARFENYKIVEQLPKAEFTMEQAELRLKQIKYFRNI
- a CDS encoding HAD family phosphatase encodes the protein MAMIKAIIFDMDGTLVDSIPFHKDAWLLFLKKHGIILAPEELDLNQINNL